A region from the Hydra vulgaris chromosome 08, alternate assembly HydraT2T_AEP genome encodes:
- the LOC136082914 gene encoding uncharacterized protein LOC136082914, with the protein MNTQQKRVGELLVKRNVFLTGPAGTGKTYTVKEIEKEFQQNKKQVYITATTGIASRNYENGMTLHSFAGLPTTKTDIKIILNKLSPIVLDRLKSVDLLIIDEVSMLKGETLEIVHLLLQHAKSNLDLFGGVRILLASDFFQLPPIFKNEQMKLLFEHPFWKSAQFVTVQLTENYRQQNDNEFQQCLTDIREGDISRKTLNYLESRAQEEDTLKNNYLRVFFRNKETEGYNFKRIKEINQPPVYLTSQIKTFNKYELPPDWPFQIPAYVTLKIGARVMISKNLPDKDLVN; encoded by the coding sequence ATGAATACACAACAAAAGCGAGTTGGAGAGTTGTTAGTGAAACGCAATGTTTTTCTCACGGGGCCTGCAGGCACCGGAAAAACATACACggttaaagaaattgaaaaagaatttcaacaaaacaagaaacaagTGTACATCACTGCTACAACAGGAATCGCTTCAAGAAACTATGAAAACGGTATGACTTTACATTCATTTGCCGGTTTGCCAACAACTAAAAcagatattaaaattattctcaataaGTTATCCCCCATAGTTTTAGACCGTTTAAAAAGTGTAGATCTACTTATTATCGACGAAGTCAGTATGCTCAAAGGAGAAACTTTAGAAATTGTACATTTATTATTGCAACACGCCAAATCAAATCTAGATTTATTTGGAGGGGTAAGAATACTACTTGCGAGTGATTTCTTTCAATTAcctcctatttttaaaaatgaacaaatgaaaCTTTTGTTTGAGCATCCATTTTGGAAGAGCGCTCAATTTGTTACCGTGCAATTAACAGAAAACTATAGACAACAAAACGATAACGAATTTCAGCAGTGTTTAACAGATATACGCGAGGGAGATATTTCAAGAAAAACGCTTAATTATTTGGAAAGTAGAGCGCAAGAAGAAGACACActcaaaaacaattatttacgtgtattttttagaaacaaagAAACAGaaggttataattttaaaagaatcaaagaAATTAATCAGCCACCCGTTTATCTTACttcacaaataaaaacttttaataaatatgaattACCACCCGACTGGCCATTTCAAATTCCCGCTTATGTCACCTTAAAAATTGGTGCGAGAGttatgatttcaaaaaatttacccGATAAAGATTTAGTCAACTGa